The window TTTCTTCCTGCATGTCCTAATTGGATTGCTGCTTTTGCTCCAAATTTATGTATAGCAGTAGCAATTTTAGATAAACCAAAAATAAATGAATCATCTCAAATACCTAAATCTTGATCAGTTATGTTTCCGTAATGTTGTTGAACAGATGTGGCTTCTACTATTATTAAACCAACTCCACCAATGCTTCTTGAACCATAGTGAAGGATATGAAAATCATTTACTTCTCCATTTTTTGCTGTATGCATACACATAGGAGGCATCACTATTCTATTTTTTATTTCAACATTTCCTATTTTAAAACTATCAAATAAATTCTTTTTCATGTTGAACTCCCAAAATCTTTTTACATTAAACTCTTATTGTCTTGAACCAATAAGAGACACTTATTATTTATACGCTTAACAAAACATCTTTTATAAATAAATTTCAATTTTATGAATGCTTATATAAAAAGCCAATTTATTTGGTTAACACCTTTGCTTATAATCTATATTGCTAAATCTTTTTATTAATTCTTTTTTACAAATAATATATAATAATATAGACGTCATAACATTAGAAGTGAATCGTGTCAGGATAGAAATATAGCAGCACTAAGCAATATCTTTTGTGTATGGCGTCTTTTTTATTAGAATTTAAAAAACTATTGGTGTATTTATTAAAAAATAAACCAATAGTTTTTTTATCTTTCACAAGTTGTTTTAGGAAGTCTAAAGTATAAATATCAAACAGTATAACCAAAGATCAAAAACCCTGAAATTGAACTAATGATAATTGGAGCACATTGATATAATCAAATGTTCTTTGTTGAAATAGAAATGCTTCAAAGTATAAATAACATTGGCAATCCCAATATCAATCCATACATAATAGAAGATATTAATGCATGCACAGGTTTTGCAACTGATTGAAAATATAACATTCCAGATAATAAGAAAGCATAGATGACAAGTTGAGCTGTATTAATATTTAATAATTTAACAGTATCCCAATATTTTGGTGAATCAATACTCACATTAAATAAATTTAATAATCCACCATTGCCAAAACCAAATGATGTAAATAAAGGCCCAGAAACTATAAAAAATATTGCTCCATACCCAAAAGCCATTCCAGTTGATATTCAAAAAGCTTTTCTAATATTTTCAGTTAATCCCCTACCATGGTTATAACTAATTACAGTTCTAGCACCTCTTAAAATTCCAATCATCGCGCTAAAAAATAAGTTATAAATTGGGGTAACTGCACCCATAATGCTAGTAAAATAAGTAGCATTTTGATTGGCTATTGAATATATTGATACACCCTTTATTGCTAATCCATATAAAGATAATTGAACAATACTAAAAACTGCAGTTGATGCATTTCTAAAAAAACTAGCTGTTCCAATTCTTAAAATATCTAAAACAATTTTTCAGTTAACTTTATAATTTTTCAATGATAAATTTTTGAAAATCATAAATGTATCATTTCTTTTATTTTTGTACAACAAATAAGTTGTAAACATAAAATTAGACAATATATAACTAACCACAGTTGCAATTGCTGATCCATATACACTTACATAAGCACTACTTGATGGTGAAAATTTCAATAAAACTCAGTCA is drawn from Malacoplasma penetrans HF-2 and contains these coding sequences:
- a CDS encoding MATE family efflux transporter, with protein sequence MKIFFKKPNNKNTLEKSQLDSAVRLFENTTIFKSLLRIVFLAVTVSLASGLYVFADQVLMQQILPQNQSYIDYIQETIGWSSTMFVGDPTYGTMKGVVDEITRLVNAGNSPITVLCTAISLASGLGSAILYSKALGTKKIYDINSIWKNSFYNCLSFSIITSIVLSACVFIIIPQEIHLGAADNYSEQQKAIIIALQQESIKLCTNYCLILTIFNIFNNFLIYYVSLLNSEGKNAIPTIVVLISNAINILTDWVLLKFSPSSSAYVSVYGSAIATVVSYILSNFMFTTYLLYKNKRNDTFMIFKNLSLKNYKVNWKIVLDILRIGTASFFRNASTAVFSIVQLSLYGLAIKGVSIYSIANQNATYFTSIMGAVTPIYNLFFSAMIGILRGARTVISYNHGRGLTENIRKAFWISTGMAFGYGAIFFIVSGPLFTSFGFGNGGLLNLFNVSIDSPKYWDTVKLLNINTAQLVIYAFLLSGMLYFQSVAKPVHALISSIMYGLILGLPMLFILWSISISTKNIWLYQCAPIIISSISGFLIFGYTVWYLYFRLPKTTCER